Proteins from a genomic interval of Gossypium hirsutum isolate 1008001.06 chromosome A09, Gossypium_hirsutum_v2.1, whole genome shotgun sequence:
- the LOC107889652 gene encoding telomere repeat-binding protein 2 isoform X13 yields MVSQTRLEYGFIGYQVPVFPRASRSAREGETFVPPNCKKDQQNACKNRVLKEQEDEIQSSKCNLSDKETYNEKTLSGYHQIRTVNKFSHAPDQFNLKPYSSLKGFDKLANVSGRNANHSSELGISSLISGEFSVGQFEDARAELSIIQTVKSETLQPTGSLDALEMDCKPPHYFCSGSKTSLFKDWTTLGPSRRSDTIETVSRDDNGNYMADQRIKNLSSSRRWRVSPNLNDGKRRKIFHDGRTSYSRQRSKRISPLKRRDFFNQCRFSGSDRGFQLDDRFNSAADKRVDDDNYCAAIRVASSVASPHPHPGSRDRNVKLRIKSFKVPELLVEIPTTATVGSLKRSVMEAVTTVLGDGLHVGILLQGKKVRDDSKTLIQTGISRDGKHRNLGFMLEPRHAQIKLPRCLGEQGITSHATSFTLDPRTSSISLDPPVAGCINGAQRDHHLVPSLPNISASTTLPNSQSRVSVPAISGEALAVVPIHHRAGRREFVQRRIRRPFSVSEVEALVQAVEKLGTGRWRDVKLRAFDNAKHRTYVDLKVNGPFLFLLQIGG; encoded by the exons ATGGTGTCACAGACAAGATTGGAATATGGTTTCATCGGCTACCAGGTGCCTGTGTTCCCTCGAGCTTCTAGATCAGCAAGG GAAGGTGAAACTTTTGTGCCTCCTAACTGTAAAAAGGATCAGCAAAATGCTTGTAAGAATCGTGTTTTAAAGGAACAAGAGGATGAGATTCAATCATCGAAGTGCAACCTTTCCGATAAGGAAACGTACAATGAAAAAACTTTATCTGGTTATCACCAAATCCGTACAGTGAATAAGTTCTCACATGCTCCAGACCAGTTTAATTTGAAACCCTATTCAAGTTTAAAGGGCTTCGATAAGTTGGCCAATGTCAGTGGTAGAAACGCAAACCATTCTTCTGAATTAGGCATTTCTTCTCTTATATCTGGGGAATTTTCTGTAGGGCAATTTGAGGATGCAAGAGCTGAACTTTCAATCATTCAAACTGTAAAAAGTGAAACTCTTCAGCCTACAGGCAGTTTGGATGCGTTGGAAATGGACTGTAAACCTCCTCATTATTTCTGTTCAGGAAGCAAGACATCATTGTTCAAGGATTGGACAACTCTGGGTCCTTCTAGGCGTTCTGATACTATAGAGACAGTTAGTAGAGATGATAACGGAAATTACATGGCAGATCAAAGAATTAAGAACCTGTCTTCATCCAGACGTTGGAGAGTATCTCCGAATTTGAATG ATGGGAAAAGAAGAAAGATTTTCCACGATGGGAGAACTAGTTATAGTCGTCAAAGATCGAAGAGGATCTCTCCTTTGAAGAGAAGGGATTTCTTTAATCAATGCCGCTTCTCTGGGTCGGATCGAGGCTTTCAGCTTGATGACAGATTCAATTCTGCTGCTGACAAGAGAGTCGATGATGATAATTATTGTGCAG CCATTAGAGTGGCATCCTCAGTTGCAAGTCCACATCCACATCCTGGGTCCAGAGACCGTAATG TGAAGCTTCGGATTAAATCCTTCAAGGTTCCAGAACTTCTTGTTGAGATTCCTACAACCGCCACTGTTGGTTCACTGAAA AGGTCAGTCATGGAAGCAGTGACTACTGTACTTGGAGATGGCTTACATGTCGGCATCCTTCTTCAAGGAAAGAAGGTTAGAGATGACAGTAAAACTCTAATTCAGACTGGTATTTCTCGAGATGGCAAGCATCGTAATTTGGGATTTATGTTGGAGCCCAGGCACGCACAAATTAAACTACCTCGATGCTTGGGAGAGCAGGGGATAACAAG TCATGCGACATCTTTTACTCTAGATCCGAGGACTTCTAGCATCTCCCTTGATCCTCCTGTGGCTGGTTGCATCAATGGTGCTCAAAGGGACCATCACCTAGTTCCCTCTCTTCCCAATATATCAGCTAGTACTACTCTTCCGAATTCCCAATCTCGAGTATCAGTCCCAGCCATTAGTGGGGAGGCATTGGCTGTGGTTCCGATTCATCACAGAGCTGGGCGTCGCGAGTTTGTCCAGCGGCGTATCAGAAGACCCTTCTCTGTTTCAGAAGTAGAAGCATTGGTTCAGGCAGTTGAGAAACTAGGAACCGGAAG gtGGCGTGATGTCAAATTACGTGCTTTTGACAACGCAAAGCATCGTACATATGTGGATTTGAAGGTGAATGGTCCATTTTTGTTTCTGCTTCAGATTGGAG GATAA
- the LOC107889652 gene encoding telomere repeat-binding protein 2 isoform X4: MFLDMVSQTRLEYGFIGYQVPVFPRASRSARVRVPIRKKSGNNEKHAFEILVSVAGDFLQEGETFVPPNCKKDQQNACKNRVLKEQEDEIQSSKCNLSDKETYNEKTLSGYHQIRTVNKFSHAPDQFNLKPYSSLKGFDKLANVSGRNANHSSELGISSLISGEFSVGQFEDARAELSIIQTVKSETLQPTGSLDALEMDCKPPHYFCSGSKTSLFKDWTTLGPSRRSDTIETVSRDDNGNYMADQRIKNLSSSRRWRVSPNLNDGKRRKIFHDGRTSYSRQRSKRISPLKRRDFFNQCRFSGSDRGFQLDDRFNSAADKRVDDDNYCAAIRVASSVASPHPHPGSRDRNVKLRIKSFKVPELLVEIPTTATVGSLKRSVMEAVTTVLGDGLHVGILLQGKKVRDDSKTLIQTGISRDGKHRNLGFMLEPRHAQIKLPRCLGEQGITSHATSFTLDPRTSSISLDPPVAGCINGAQRDHHLVPSLPNISASTTLPNSQSRVSVPAISGEALAVVPIHHRAGRREFVQRRIRRPFSVSEVEALVQAVEKLGTGRWRDVKLRAFDNAKHRTYVDLKDKWKTLVHTARISPQQRRGEPVPQELLDRVLAVHAYRSQQQAKQQQLKSGV, encoded by the exons ATGTTTTTAG ACATGGTGTCACAGACAAGATTGGAATATGGTTTCATCGGCTACCAGGTGCCTGTGTTCCCTCGAGCTTCTAGATCAGCAAGG GTTAGGGTGCCAATTAGGAAGAAAAGTGGGAACAATGAGAAACATGCTTTCGAAATTTTGGTTAGTGTAGCTGGTGATTTTTTGCAGGAAGGTGAAACTTTTGTGCCTCCTAACTGTAAAAAGGATCAGCAAAATGCTTGTAAGAATCGTGTTTTAAAGGAACAAGAGGATGAGATTCAATCATCGAAGTGCAACCTTTCCGATAAGGAAACGTACAATGAAAAAACTTTATCTGGTTATCACCAAATCCGTACAGTGAATAAGTTCTCACATGCTCCAGACCAGTTTAATTTGAAACCCTATTCAAGTTTAAAGGGCTTCGATAAGTTGGCCAATGTCAGTGGTAGAAACGCAAACCATTCTTCTGAATTAGGCATTTCTTCTCTTATATCTGGGGAATTTTCTGTAGGGCAATTTGAGGATGCAAGAGCTGAACTTTCAATCATTCAAACTGTAAAAAGTGAAACTCTTCAGCCTACAGGCAGTTTGGATGCGTTGGAAATGGACTGTAAACCTCCTCATTATTTCTGTTCAGGAAGCAAGACATCATTGTTCAAGGATTGGACAACTCTGGGTCCTTCTAGGCGTTCTGATACTATAGAGACAGTTAGTAGAGATGATAACGGAAATTACATGGCAGATCAAAGAATTAAGAACCTGTCTTCATCCAGACGTTGGAGAGTATCTCCGAATTTGAATG ATGGGAAAAGAAGAAAGATTTTCCACGATGGGAGAACTAGTTATAGTCGTCAAAGATCGAAGAGGATCTCTCCTTTGAAGAGAAGGGATTTCTTTAATCAATGCCGCTTCTCTGGGTCGGATCGAGGCTTTCAGCTTGATGACAGATTCAATTCTGCTGCTGACAAGAGAGTCGATGATGATAATTATTGTGCAG CCATTAGAGTGGCATCCTCAGTTGCAAGTCCACATCCACATCCTGGGTCCAGAGACCGTAATG TGAAGCTTCGGATTAAATCCTTCAAGGTTCCAGAACTTCTTGTTGAGATTCCTACAACCGCCACTGTTGGTTCACTGAAA AGGTCAGTCATGGAAGCAGTGACTACTGTACTTGGAGATGGCTTACATGTCGGCATCCTTCTTCAAGGAAAGAAGGTTAGAGATGACAGTAAAACTCTAATTCAGACTGGTATTTCTCGAGATGGCAAGCATCGTAATTTGGGATTTATGTTGGAGCCCAGGCACGCACAAATTAAACTACCTCGATGCTTGGGAGAGCAGGGGATAACAAG TCATGCGACATCTTTTACTCTAGATCCGAGGACTTCTAGCATCTCCCTTGATCCTCCTGTGGCTGGTTGCATCAATGGTGCTCAAAGGGACCATCACCTAGTTCCCTCTCTTCCCAATATATCAGCTAGTACTACTCTTCCGAATTCCCAATCTCGAGTATCAGTCCCAGCCATTAGTGGGGAGGCATTGGCTGTGGTTCCGATTCATCACAGAGCTGGGCGTCGCGAGTTTGTCCAGCGGCGTATCAGAAGACCCTTCTCTGTTTCAGAAGTAGAAGCATTGGTTCAGGCAGTTGAGAAACTAGGAACCGGAAG gtGGCGTGATGTCAAATTACGTGCTTTTGACAACGCAAAGCATCGTACATATGTGGATTTGAAG GATAAGTGGAAGACATTGGTCCATACAGCAAGAATCTCTCCTCAGCAAAGGAGAGGAGAACCCGTGCCACAAGAGCTTTTGGACAGGGTCCTTGCGGTCCATGCCTATCGGTCCCAACAGCAGGCTAAGCAACAGCAACTAAAATCAGGTGTCTGA
- the LOC107889652 gene encoding telomere repeat-binding protein 2 isoform X12 yields MVSQTRLEYGFIGYQVPVFPRASRSAREGETFVPPNCKKDQQNACKNRVLKEQEDEIQSSKCNLSDKETYNEKTLSGYHQIRTVNKFSHAPDQFNLKPYSSLKGFDKLANVSGRNANHSSELGISSLISGEFSVGQFEDARAELSIIQTVKSETLQPTGSLDALEMDCKPPHYFCSGSKTSLFKDWTTLGPSRRSDTIETVSRDDNGNYMADQRIKNLSSSRRWRVSPNLNGGASFRNDGKRRKIFHDGRTSYSRQRSKRISPLKRRDFFNQCRFSGSDRGFQLDDRFNSAADKRVDDDNYCAAIRVASSVASPHPHPGSRDRNVKLRIKSFKVPELLVEIPTTATVGSLKRSVMEAVTTVLGDGLHVGILLQGKKVRDDSKTLIQTGISRDGKHRNLGFMLEPRHAQIKLPRCLGEQGITSHATSFTLDPRTSSISLDPPVAGCINGAQRDHHLVPSLPNISASTTLPNSQSRVSVPAISGEALAVVPIHHRAGRREFVQRRIRRPFSVSEVEALVQAVEKLGTGRWRDVKLRAFDNAKHRTYVDLKVNGPFLFLLQIGG; encoded by the exons ATGGTGTCACAGACAAGATTGGAATATGGTTTCATCGGCTACCAGGTGCCTGTGTTCCCTCGAGCTTCTAGATCAGCAAGG GAAGGTGAAACTTTTGTGCCTCCTAACTGTAAAAAGGATCAGCAAAATGCTTGTAAGAATCGTGTTTTAAAGGAACAAGAGGATGAGATTCAATCATCGAAGTGCAACCTTTCCGATAAGGAAACGTACAATGAAAAAACTTTATCTGGTTATCACCAAATCCGTACAGTGAATAAGTTCTCACATGCTCCAGACCAGTTTAATTTGAAACCCTATTCAAGTTTAAAGGGCTTCGATAAGTTGGCCAATGTCAGTGGTAGAAACGCAAACCATTCTTCTGAATTAGGCATTTCTTCTCTTATATCTGGGGAATTTTCTGTAGGGCAATTTGAGGATGCAAGAGCTGAACTTTCAATCATTCAAACTGTAAAAAGTGAAACTCTTCAGCCTACAGGCAGTTTGGATGCGTTGGAAATGGACTGTAAACCTCCTCATTATTTCTGTTCAGGAAGCAAGACATCATTGTTCAAGGATTGGACAACTCTGGGTCCTTCTAGGCGTTCTGATACTATAGAGACAGTTAGTAGAGATGATAACGGAAATTACATGGCAGATCAAAGAATTAAGAACCTGTCTTCATCCAGACGTTGGAGAGTATCTCCGAATTTGAATGGTGGGGCTTCCTTTAGAAATG ATGGGAAAAGAAGAAAGATTTTCCACGATGGGAGAACTAGTTATAGTCGTCAAAGATCGAAGAGGATCTCTCCTTTGAAGAGAAGGGATTTCTTTAATCAATGCCGCTTCTCTGGGTCGGATCGAGGCTTTCAGCTTGATGACAGATTCAATTCTGCTGCTGACAAGAGAGTCGATGATGATAATTATTGTGCAG CCATTAGAGTGGCATCCTCAGTTGCAAGTCCACATCCACATCCTGGGTCCAGAGACCGTAATG TGAAGCTTCGGATTAAATCCTTCAAGGTTCCAGAACTTCTTGTTGAGATTCCTACAACCGCCACTGTTGGTTCACTGAAA AGGTCAGTCATGGAAGCAGTGACTACTGTACTTGGAGATGGCTTACATGTCGGCATCCTTCTTCAAGGAAAGAAGGTTAGAGATGACAGTAAAACTCTAATTCAGACTGGTATTTCTCGAGATGGCAAGCATCGTAATTTGGGATTTATGTTGGAGCCCAGGCACGCACAAATTAAACTACCTCGATGCTTGGGAGAGCAGGGGATAACAAG TCATGCGACATCTTTTACTCTAGATCCGAGGACTTCTAGCATCTCCCTTGATCCTCCTGTGGCTGGTTGCATCAATGGTGCTCAAAGGGACCATCACCTAGTTCCCTCTCTTCCCAATATATCAGCTAGTACTACTCTTCCGAATTCCCAATCTCGAGTATCAGTCCCAGCCATTAGTGGGGAGGCATTGGCTGTGGTTCCGATTCATCACAGAGCTGGGCGTCGCGAGTTTGTCCAGCGGCGTATCAGAAGACCCTTCTCTGTTTCAGAAGTAGAAGCATTGGTTCAGGCAGTTGAGAAACTAGGAACCGGAAG gtGGCGTGATGTCAAATTACGTGCTTTTGACAACGCAAAGCATCGTACATATGTGGATTTGAAGGTGAATGGTCCATTTTTGTTTCTGCTTCAGATTGGAG GATAA
- the LOC107889652 gene encoding telomere repeat-binding protein 5 isoform X10: MVSQTRLEYGFIGYQVPVFPRASRSARVRVPIRKKSGNNEKHAFEILVSVAGDFLQEGETFVPPNCKKDQQNACKNRVLKEQEDEIQSSKCNLSDKETYNEKTLSGYHQIRTVNKFSHAPDQFNLKPYSSLKGFDKLANVSGRNANHSSELGISSLISGEFSVGQFEDARAELSIIQTVKSETLQPTGSLDALEMDCKPPHYFCSGSKTSLFKDWTTLGPSRRSDTIETVSRDDNGNYMADQRIKNLSSSRRWRVSPNLNGGASFRNDGKRRKIFHDGRTSYSRQRSKRISPLKRRDFFNQCRFSGSDRGFQLDDRFNSAADKRVDDDNYCAAIRVASSVASPHPHPGSRDRNVKLRIKSFKVPELLVEIPTTATVGSLKRSVMEAVTTVLGDGLHVGILLQGKKVRDDSKTLIQTGISRDGKHRNLGFMLEPRHAQIKLPRCLGEQGITSHATSFTLDPRTSSISLDPPVAGCINGAQRDHHLVPSLPNISASTTLPNSQSRVSVPAISGEALAVVPIHHRAGRREFVQRRIRRPFSVSEVEALVQAVEKLGTGRWRDVKLRAFDNAKHRTYVDLKVNGPFLFLLQIGG; the protein is encoded by the exons ATGGTGTCACAGACAAGATTGGAATATGGTTTCATCGGCTACCAGGTGCCTGTGTTCCCTCGAGCTTCTAGATCAGCAAGG GTTAGGGTGCCAATTAGGAAGAAAAGTGGGAACAATGAGAAACATGCTTTCGAAATTTTGGTTAGTGTAGCTGGTGATTTTTTGCAGGAAGGTGAAACTTTTGTGCCTCCTAACTGTAAAAAGGATCAGCAAAATGCTTGTAAGAATCGTGTTTTAAAGGAACAAGAGGATGAGATTCAATCATCGAAGTGCAACCTTTCCGATAAGGAAACGTACAATGAAAAAACTTTATCTGGTTATCACCAAATCCGTACAGTGAATAAGTTCTCACATGCTCCAGACCAGTTTAATTTGAAACCCTATTCAAGTTTAAAGGGCTTCGATAAGTTGGCCAATGTCAGTGGTAGAAACGCAAACCATTCTTCTGAATTAGGCATTTCTTCTCTTATATCTGGGGAATTTTCTGTAGGGCAATTTGAGGATGCAAGAGCTGAACTTTCAATCATTCAAACTGTAAAAAGTGAAACTCTTCAGCCTACAGGCAGTTTGGATGCGTTGGAAATGGACTGTAAACCTCCTCATTATTTCTGTTCAGGAAGCAAGACATCATTGTTCAAGGATTGGACAACTCTGGGTCCTTCTAGGCGTTCTGATACTATAGAGACAGTTAGTAGAGATGATAACGGAAATTACATGGCAGATCAAAGAATTAAGAACCTGTCTTCATCCAGACGTTGGAGAGTATCTCCGAATTTGAATGGTGGGGCTTCCTTTAGAAATG ATGGGAAAAGAAGAAAGATTTTCCACGATGGGAGAACTAGTTATAGTCGTCAAAGATCGAAGAGGATCTCTCCTTTGAAGAGAAGGGATTTCTTTAATCAATGCCGCTTCTCTGGGTCGGATCGAGGCTTTCAGCTTGATGACAGATTCAATTCTGCTGCTGACAAGAGAGTCGATGATGATAATTATTGTGCAG CCATTAGAGTGGCATCCTCAGTTGCAAGTCCACATCCACATCCTGGGTCCAGAGACCGTAATG TGAAGCTTCGGATTAAATCCTTCAAGGTTCCAGAACTTCTTGTTGAGATTCCTACAACCGCCACTGTTGGTTCACTGAAA AGGTCAGTCATGGAAGCAGTGACTACTGTACTTGGAGATGGCTTACATGTCGGCATCCTTCTTCAAGGAAAGAAGGTTAGAGATGACAGTAAAACTCTAATTCAGACTGGTATTTCTCGAGATGGCAAGCATCGTAATTTGGGATTTATGTTGGAGCCCAGGCACGCACAAATTAAACTACCTCGATGCTTGGGAGAGCAGGGGATAACAAG TCATGCGACATCTTTTACTCTAGATCCGAGGACTTCTAGCATCTCCCTTGATCCTCCTGTGGCTGGTTGCATCAATGGTGCTCAAAGGGACCATCACCTAGTTCCCTCTCTTCCCAATATATCAGCTAGTACTACTCTTCCGAATTCCCAATCTCGAGTATCAGTCCCAGCCATTAGTGGGGAGGCATTGGCTGTGGTTCCGATTCATCACAGAGCTGGGCGTCGCGAGTTTGTCCAGCGGCGTATCAGAAGACCCTTCTCTGTTTCAGAAGTAGAAGCATTGGTTCAGGCAGTTGAGAAACTAGGAACCGGAAG gtGGCGTGATGTCAAATTACGTGCTTTTGACAACGCAAAGCATCGTACATATGTGGATTTGAAGGTGAATGGTCCATTTTTGTTTCTGCTTCAGATTGGAG GATAA
- the LOC107889652 gene encoding telomere repeat-binding protein 6 isoform X6 gives MFLDMVSQTRLEYGFIGYQVPVFPRASRSAREGETFVPPNCKKDQQNACKNRVLKEQEDEIQSSKCNLSDKETYNEKTLSGYHQIRTVNKFSHAPDQFNLKPYSSLKGFDKLANVSGRNANHSSELGISSLISGEFSVGQFEDARAELSIIQTVKSETLQPTGSLDALEMDCKPPHYFCSGSKTSLFKDWTTLGPSRRSDTIETVSRDDNGNYMADQRIKNLSSSRRWRVSPNLNGGASFRNDGKRRKIFHDGRTSYSRQRSKRISPLKRRDFFNQCRFSGSDRGFQLDDRFNSAADKRVDDDNYCAAIRVASSVASPHPHPGSRDRNVKLRIKSFKVPELLVEIPTTATVGSLKRSVMEAVTTVLGDGLHVGILLQGKKVRDDSKTLIQTGISRDGKHRNLGFMLEPRHAQIKLPRCLGEQGITSHATSFTLDPRTSSISLDPPVAGCINGAQRDHHLVPSLPNISASTTLPNSQSRVSVPAISGEALAVVPIHHRAGRREFVQRRIRRPFSVSEVEALVQAVEKLGTGRWRDVKLRAFDNAKHRTYVDLKDKWKTLVHTARISPQQRRGEPVPQELLDRVLAVHAYRSQQQAKQQQLKSGV, from the exons ATGTTTTTAG ACATGGTGTCACAGACAAGATTGGAATATGGTTTCATCGGCTACCAGGTGCCTGTGTTCCCTCGAGCTTCTAGATCAGCAAGG GAAGGTGAAACTTTTGTGCCTCCTAACTGTAAAAAGGATCAGCAAAATGCTTGTAAGAATCGTGTTTTAAAGGAACAAGAGGATGAGATTCAATCATCGAAGTGCAACCTTTCCGATAAGGAAACGTACAATGAAAAAACTTTATCTGGTTATCACCAAATCCGTACAGTGAATAAGTTCTCACATGCTCCAGACCAGTTTAATTTGAAACCCTATTCAAGTTTAAAGGGCTTCGATAAGTTGGCCAATGTCAGTGGTAGAAACGCAAACCATTCTTCTGAATTAGGCATTTCTTCTCTTATATCTGGGGAATTTTCTGTAGGGCAATTTGAGGATGCAAGAGCTGAACTTTCAATCATTCAAACTGTAAAAAGTGAAACTCTTCAGCCTACAGGCAGTTTGGATGCGTTGGAAATGGACTGTAAACCTCCTCATTATTTCTGTTCAGGAAGCAAGACATCATTGTTCAAGGATTGGACAACTCTGGGTCCTTCTAGGCGTTCTGATACTATAGAGACAGTTAGTAGAGATGATAACGGAAATTACATGGCAGATCAAAGAATTAAGAACCTGTCTTCATCCAGACGTTGGAGAGTATCTCCGAATTTGAATGGTGGGGCTTCCTTTAGAAATG ATGGGAAAAGAAGAAAGATTTTCCACGATGGGAGAACTAGTTATAGTCGTCAAAGATCGAAGAGGATCTCTCCTTTGAAGAGAAGGGATTTCTTTAATCAATGCCGCTTCTCTGGGTCGGATCGAGGCTTTCAGCTTGATGACAGATTCAATTCTGCTGCTGACAAGAGAGTCGATGATGATAATTATTGTGCAG CCATTAGAGTGGCATCCTCAGTTGCAAGTCCACATCCACATCCTGGGTCCAGAGACCGTAATG TGAAGCTTCGGATTAAATCCTTCAAGGTTCCAGAACTTCTTGTTGAGATTCCTACAACCGCCACTGTTGGTTCACTGAAA AGGTCAGTCATGGAAGCAGTGACTACTGTACTTGGAGATGGCTTACATGTCGGCATCCTTCTTCAAGGAAAGAAGGTTAGAGATGACAGTAAAACTCTAATTCAGACTGGTATTTCTCGAGATGGCAAGCATCGTAATTTGGGATTTATGTTGGAGCCCAGGCACGCACAAATTAAACTACCTCGATGCTTGGGAGAGCAGGGGATAACAAG TCATGCGACATCTTTTACTCTAGATCCGAGGACTTCTAGCATCTCCCTTGATCCTCCTGTGGCTGGTTGCATCAATGGTGCTCAAAGGGACCATCACCTAGTTCCCTCTCTTCCCAATATATCAGCTAGTACTACTCTTCCGAATTCCCAATCTCGAGTATCAGTCCCAGCCATTAGTGGGGAGGCATTGGCTGTGGTTCCGATTCATCACAGAGCTGGGCGTCGCGAGTTTGTCCAGCGGCGTATCAGAAGACCCTTCTCTGTTTCAGAAGTAGAAGCATTGGTTCAGGCAGTTGAGAAACTAGGAACCGGAAG gtGGCGTGATGTCAAATTACGTGCTTTTGACAACGCAAAGCATCGTACATATGTGGATTTGAAG GATAAGTGGAAGACATTGGTCCATACAGCAAGAATCTCTCCTCAGCAAAGGAGAGGAGAACCCGTGCCACAAGAGCTTTTGGACAGGGTCCTTGCGGTCCATGCCTATCGGTCCCAACAGCAGGCTAAGCAACAGCAACTAAAATCAGGTGTCTGA
- the LOC107889652 gene encoding telomere repeat-binding protein 2 isoform X1 produces the protein MFLDMVSQTRLEYGFIGYQVPVFPRASRSARVRVPIRKKSGNNEKHAFEILVSVAGDFLQEGETFVPPNCKKDQQNACKNRVLKEQEDEIQSSKCNLSDKETYNEKTLSGYHQIRTVNKFSHAPDQFNLKPYSSLKGFDKLANVSGRNANHSSELGISSLISGEFSVGQFEDARAELSIIQTVKSETLQPTGSLDALEMDCKPPHYFCSGSKTSLFKDWTTLGPSRRSDTIETVSRDDNGNYMADQRIKNLSSSRRWRVSPNLNGGASFRNDGKRRKIFHDGRTSYSRQRSKRISPLKRRDFFNQCRFSGSDRGFQLDDRFNSAADKRVDDDNYCAAIRVASSVASPHPHPGSRDRNVKLRIKSFKVPELLVEIPTTATVGSLKRSVMEAVTTVLGDGLHVGILLQGKKVRDDSKTLIQTGISRDGKHRNLGFMLEPRHAQIKLPRCLGEQGITSHATSFTLDPRTSSISLDPPVAGCINGAQRDHHLVPSLPNISASTTLPNSQSRVSVPAISGEALAVVPIHHRAGRREFVQRRIRRPFSVSEVEALVQAVEKLGTGRWRDVKLRAFDNAKHRTYVDLKDKWKTLVHTARISPQQRRGEPVPQELLDRVLAVHAYRSQQQAKQQQLKSGV, from the exons ATGTTTTTAG ACATGGTGTCACAGACAAGATTGGAATATGGTTTCATCGGCTACCAGGTGCCTGTGTTCCCTCGAGCTTCTAGATCAGCAAGG GTTAGGGTGCCAATTAGGAAGAAAAGTGGGAACAATGAGAAACATGCTTTCGAAATTTTGGTTAGTGTAGCTGGTGATTTTTTGCAGGAAGGTGAAACTTTTGTGCCTCCTAACTGTAAAAAGGATCAGCAAAATGCTTGTAAGAATCGTGTTTTAAAGGAACAAGAGGATGAGATTCAATCATCGAAGTGCAACCTTTCCGATAAGGAAACGTACAATGAAAAAACTTTATCTGGTTATCACCAAATCCGTACAGTGAATAAGTTCTCACATGCTCCAGACCAGTTTAATTTGAAACCCTATTCAAGTTTAAAGGGCTTCGATAAGTTGGCCAATGTCAGTGGTAGAAACGCAAACCATTCTTCTGAATTAGGCATTTCTTCTCTTATATCTGGGGAATTTTCTGTAGGGCAATTTGAGGATGCAAGAGCTGAACTTTCAATCATTCAAACTGTAAAAAGTGAAACTCTTCAGCCTACAGGCAGTTTGGATGCGTTGGAAATGGACTGTAAACCTCCTCATTATTTCTGTTCAGGAAGCAAGACATCATTGTTCAAGGATTGGACAACTCTGGGTCCTTCTAGGCGTTCTGATACTATAGAGACAGTTAGTAGAGATGATAACGGAAATTACATGGCAGATCAAAGAATTAAGAACCTGTCTTCATCCAGACGTTGGAGAGTATCTCCGAATTTGAATGGTGGGGCTTCCTTTAGAAATG ATGGGAAAAGAAGAAAGATTTTCCACGATGGGAGAACTAGTTATAGTCGTCAAAGATCGAAGAGGATCTCTCCTTTGAAGAGAAGGGATTTCTTTAATCAATGCCGCTTCTCTGGGTCGGATCGAGGCTTTCAGCTTGATGACAGATTCAATTCTGCTGCTGACAAGAGAGTCGATGATGATAATTATTGTGCAG CCATTAGAGTGGCATCCTCAGTTGCAAGTCCACATCCACATCCTGGGTCCAGAGACCGTAATG TGAAGCTTCGGATTAAATCCTTCAAGGTTCCAGAACTTCTTGTTGAGATTCCTACAACCGCCACTGTTGGTTCACTGAAA AGGTCAGTCATGGAAGCAGTGACTACTGTACTTGGAGATGGCTTACATGTCGGCATCCTTCTTCAAGGAAAGAAGGTTAGAGATGACAGTAAAACTCTAATTCAGACTGGTATTTCTCGAGATGGCAAGCATCGTAATTTGGGATTTATGTTGGAGCCCAGGCACGCACAAATTAAACTACCTCGATGCTTGGGAGAGCAGGGGATAACAAG TCATGCGACATCTTTTACTCTAGATCCGAGGACTTCTAGCATCTCCCTTGATCCTCCTGTGGCTGGTTGCATCAATGGTGCTCAAAGGGACCATCACCTAGTTCCCTCTCTTCCCAATATATCAGCTAGTACTACTCTTCCGAATTCCCAATCTCGAGTATCAGTCCCAGCCATTAGTGGGGAGGCATTGGCTGTGGTTCCGATTCATCACAGAGCTGGGCGTCGCGAGTTTGTCCAGCGGCGTATCAGAAGACCCTTCTCTGTTTCAGAAGTAGAAGCATTGGTTCAGGCAGTTGAGAAACTAGGAACCGGAAG gtGGCGTGATGTCAAATTACGTGCTTTTGACAACGCAAAGCATCGTACATATGTGGATTTGAAG GATAAGTGGAAGACATTGGTCCATACAGCAAGAATCTCTCCTCAGCAAAGGAGAGGAGAACCCGTGCCACAAGAGCTTTTGGACAGGGTCCTTGCGGTCCATGCCTATCGGTCCCAACAGCAGGCTAAGCAACAGCAACTAAAATCAGGTGTCTGA